The Beijerinckiaceae bacterium RH AL1 genome has a segment encoding these proteins:
- the pyrB gene encoding Aspartate carbamoyltransferase (ID:RHAL1_02228;~source:Prodigal:2.6) has translation MTADAAPTFAHRHLLGIEGLSLLDATALLDLSEEAVAVSRQVEKKRATLRGRTQVNLFFEASTRTQSSFELAGKRLGADVMNMSVATSSVKKGETLIDTAITLNAMRPDIIVVRHHHAGAVHLLARKVDCAVVNAGDGAHEHPTQALLDALTIRRNKGRIEGLVVAICGDILHSRVARSNIILLSLLGARVRVIAPSTLLPAGIETMGVEVFRDMRKGLRDVDIVMCLRLQRERMHGGFVPSMKEYFQFYGLDEQKLALAKPDALVMHPGPMNRGVEISSTVADGAQSLIREQVEMGVAVRMAVLEALARHLPNA, from the coding sequence ATGACAGCCGACGCCGCGCCGACCTTCGCTCATCGCCATCTGCTTGGAATCGAAGGGCTGTCCCTGCTCGATGCGACGGCGCTGCTCGACCTCTCCGAGGAGGCGGTGGCCGTCTCGCGCCAGGTCGAGAAGAAGCGCGCGACGTTGCGGGGGCGCACGCAGGTCAACCTGTTCTTCGAGGCGTCGACCCGCACGCAATCGTCGTTCGAGCTGGCCGGCAAGCGGCTCGGCGCCGACGTCATGAACATGTCGGTCGCCACTTCCAGCGTGAAGAAGGGCGAGACGCTGATCGACACCGCGATCACGCTGAACGCCATGCGCCCCGACATCATCGTCGTGCGCCACCACCATGCCGGCGCCGTGCACCTGCTCGCGCGAAAGGTCGATTGCGCCGTGGTCAACGCCGGCGACGGCGCGCACGAGCATCCGACGCAGGCGCTGCTCGACGCCCTGACCATCCGTCGCAACAAGGGTCGCATCGAGGGGCTCGTCGTCGCGATCTGCGGCGACATCCTGCACTCGCGCGTGGCGCGCTCGAACATCATCCTGCTGTCGCTGCTCGGCGCCCGCGTGCGCGTCATCGCGCCCTCGACGCTGCTGCCGGCCGGCATCGAGACGATGGGCGTCGAGGTTTTCCGCGACATGCGGAAGGGCCTGCGCGACGTCGACATCGTCATGTGCCTGCGCCTGCAGCGCGAGCGCATGCACGGCGGCTTCGTGCCGTCGATGAAGGAGTACTTTCAATTCTACGGCCTCGACGAGCAGAAGCTGGCGCTGGCCAAGCCTGACGCGCTGGTGATGCACCCCGGCCCGATGAACCGCGGCGTCGAGATCTCGTCGACTGTGGCCGACGGCGCGCAGAGCCTGATCCGCGAGCAGGTCGAGATGGGCGTCGCGGTGCGCATGGCCGTGCTCGAGGCGCTGGCGCGCCACCTGCCGAA
- a CDS encoding Glycoside hydrolase family 25 (ID:RHAL1_02229;~source:Prodigal:2.6), which yields MSRRRRQLAVACALAAATAACDRAPVPFSDDARCAIRGLDVSRHQGQIDWPTVFDAGARFAWIKATEGGDYLDPAFRRNWLLAQAAGVRRGAYHFVYWCRKAEDQAAWFIANVPADPDALPPVLDVEWNPASRTCPQKIDRDQALGMMTTILAAMEKAYARKPIIYAPLDFYDAVMRGSLADYPLWVRNIDEPPAAGYDRSSWTIWQRQDDAVVDGIAAAVDIDCFNGGETLWRAFAKVTP from the coding sequence ATGAGCCGTCGTCGGCGCCAGCTCGCGGTCGCCTGTGCACTCGCCGCGGCGACAGCAGCCTGCGACCGGGCGCCGGTGCCGTTCTCCGACGACGCGCGCTGCGCGATCCGTGGCCTCGACGTGTCGCGCCACCAGGGCCAGATCGACTGGCCGACCGTCTTCGACGCAGGCGCCCGCTTCGCCTGGATCAAGGCGACGGAGGGCGGCGACTATCTCGATCCCGCCTTCCGCCGCAACTGGCTGCTGGCGCAAGCGGCCGGCGTGCGGCGCGGCGCCTATCACTTCGTCTACTGGTGCCGCAAGGCCGAGGACCAGGCCGCGTGGTTCATCGCCAACGTTCCCGCCGATCCCGACGCGCTGCCGCCCGTCCTCGACGTCGAGTGGAACCCGGCCTCGCGGACCTGCCCGCAGAAGATCGATCGCGACCAGGCGCTCGGCATGATGACCACCATCCTCGCGGCGATGGAGAAGGCGTATGCGCGCAAGCCGATCATCTACGCGCCGCTCGACTTCTACGACGCGGTCATGCGCGGCTCGCTTGCCGACTACCCGCTGTGGGTGCGCAACATCGACGAGCCGCCGGCGGCGGGCTACGACCGGTCGAGCTGGACGATCTGGCAGCGTCAGGACGACGCGGTGGTCGACGGCATCGCCGCGGCTGTGGATATCGACTGCTTCAACGGGGGCGAGACCTTGTGGCGCGCCTTTGCCAAAGTCACGCCTTAG
- the topA_1 gene encoding DNA topoisomerase 1 (ID:RHAL1_02230;~source:Prodigal:2.6), translating into MDVVIVESPAKAKTINKYLGKNFEVYASYGHIRDLPSKDGSVDPTDDFAMIWDVDSKSAQRMNVIAKAVKGADRVILATDPDREGEAISWHVLEVLKSKKVLKDVKVDRVTFNAITKSAVSEAMARPREIDAALVDAYLARRALDYLVGFTLSPVLWRKLPGARSAGRVQSVTLRIICDRELEIEKFVRQEYWSLTAFLKTQDRQSFLARLVGADGEKLGRLDIKTEADAKALQAALDAGSYTVTKVEAKPARRNPYPPFTTSTMQQEASRKLGFTPNRTMQLAQRLYEGVEIGGETIGLITYMRTDGVDMAPEAVHGARRVINQQYGDRYVPKQPRQYTTKAKNAQEAHEAIRPTEMARLPKEVARAMEPDMAKLYELIWVRTVASQMESADLERTTVDILADANGRKLELRANGQVVKFDGFLRVYQEGRDDEEDEESSRLPAMSDGDRLIKEKVEATQHSTEPPPRYTEATIIKKMEELGIGRPSTYDATIQTLKAREYVRVDKKRLIPEDKGRLVTAFLESFFARYIGYDFTAELEEKLDRISNHEIDWRQVLRDFWQDFSEAVAGTADLRVAEVLDNLNEVLGAHIFPPREDGGDPRQCQACGNGQLSLKLGKFGAFIGCSNYPECKYTRQLGQADGVEAEGGGPKVLGLDPQSGLEVTVRDGRFGPYIQLGEPDEGEKPSARPCRKVWRRTT; encoded by the coding sequence ATGGACGTCGTCATCGTCGAGTCGCCCGCCAAGGCCAAGACGATCAACAAATACCTCGGAAAGAATTTCGAGGTCTACGCCTCCTACGGGCACATCCGCGACCTGCCGTCCAAGGACGGGTCGGTCGATCCCACCGATGATTTCGCGATGATCTGGGACGTCGACTCGAAGTCGGCGCAGCGGATGAACGTCATCGCCAAGGCCGTGAAGGGCGCCGACCGCGTCATCCTGGCGACCGACCCCGACCGCGAGGGCGAGGCGATCTCCTGGCACGTGCTGGAGGTTCTGAAGAGCAAGAAGGTGCTCAAGGACGTCAAGGTCGACCGCGTCACTTTCAATGCGATCACCAAGAGCGCCGTGTCTGAAGCAATGGCACGCCCGCGCGAGATCGACGCGGCGCTCGTCGACGCCTACCTGGCGCGCCGCGCGCTCGACTATCTCGTCGGCTTCACGCTCTCGCCCGTGCTGTGGCGCAAGCTCCCGGGTGCCCGCTCCGCCGGCCGCGTGCAGTCGGTGACCTTGCGGATCATCTGCGACCGCGAGCTCGAGATCGAAAAGTTCGTCCGGCAGGAGTACTGGTCGCTCACCGCGTTCCTGAAGACGCAGGACCGGCAGAGCTTCCTCGCCCGCCTCGTCGGCGCCGACGGCGAGAAGCTCGGCCGGCTCGACATCAAGACCGAGGCGGACGCCAAGGCGCTTCAGGCCGCGCTCGACGCCGGCTCCTACACCGTCACCAAGGTCGAGGCGAAGCCGGCGCGGCGCAACCCGTATCCGCCGTTCACCACCTCGACCATGCAGCAGGAGGCCTCGCGCAAGCTCGGCTTCACGCCGAACCGCACGATGCAGCTCGCCCAGCGTCTCTACGAGGGCGTCGAGATCGGCGGCGAGACGATCGGCCTCATCACCTACATGCGAACCGACGGCGTCGACATGGCGCCGGAGGCCGTGCACGGCGCGCGCCGGGTGATCAACCAGCAGTACGGCGACCGCTACGTGCCGAAGCAGCCGCGCCAGTACACGACCAAGGCCAAAAACGCCCAGGAGGCGCACGAGGCGATCCGCCCGACCGAGATGGCCCGCCTGCCGAAGGAGGTGGCGCGCGCCATGGAGCCGGACATGGCGAAGCTCTACGAGCTGATTTGGGTCCGCACCGTCGCGAGCCAGATGGAATCGGCCGACCTCGAGCGCACGACCGTCGACATCCTCGCCGACGCCAACGGCCGCAAGCTCGAGCTGCGCGCCAACGGTCAGGTCGTGAAGTTCGACGGCTTCCTCAGGGTCTATCAGGAAGGTCGCGACGACGAGGAGGACGAGGAAAGCTCGCGTCTTCCCGCCATGTCCGACGGCGACAGGCTCATCAAGGAGAAGGTCGAGGCGACCCAGCACTCGACCGAGCCGCCGCCGCGCTACACCGAGGCGACGATCATCAAGAAGATGGAGGAGCTCGGCATCGGGCGCCCTTCCACCTACGATGCGACGATCCAGACCCTGAAGGCGCGCGAGTACGTGCGCGTCGACAAGAAGCGGCTCATTCCGGAGGACAAGGGGCGCCTCGTCACGGCGTTCCTCGAGAGCTTCTTTGCCCGCTACATCGGCTACGACTTCACCGCCGAGCTGGAGGAGAAGCTCGATCGCATCTCGAACCACGAGATCGACTGGCGGCAGGTGCTGCGCGACTTCTGGCAGGATTTTTCCGAGGCCGTCGCCGGCACCGCGGACCTCCGTGTCGCCGAGGTGCTCGACAACCTCAACGAGGTGCTCGGCGCGCACATCTTCCCGCCGCGCGAGGACGGCGGCGACCCGCGGCAGTGCCAGGCCTGCGGCAACGGCCAGCTCTCGCTGAAGCTCGGCAAGTTCGGCGCCTTCATCGGCTGCTCGAACTATCCCGAGTGCAAGTACACGCGCCAGCTCGGCCAGGCCGACGGCGTCGAGGCGGAGGGCGGCGGCCCGAAGGTGCTCGGCCTCGACCCGCAGTCCGGGCTCGAGGTGACGGTGCGCGACGGCCGCTTCGGCCCCTACATCCAGCTCGGCGAGCCCGACGAGGGCGAGAAGCCAAGCGCTCGTCCTTGCCGAAAGGTTTGGCGCCGAACGACCTGA
- the topA_2 gene encoding DNA topoisomerase 1 (ID:RHAL1_02231;~source:Prodigal:2.6) gives MPKGLAPNDLTLEHALGLLSLPREVARHPDTKEPILANLGRYGPYVQHGKTYANLGKDDDVLTIGGNRAIDLIVAKESGLTGRRFGGGEAPAAKVLGDHPTGGVIALKAGRYGPYVNHGKINATLPKDADATTFTLEEAIALLAAKESGGGAGGTTQGRILGNHPDGGAITVREGRFGPYVNHGKVNATLKQGMSSDALTLEEAIRLIEDKAGAGGGGKAAAKKAPAKKAAAKKPAAKTSKAKKA, from the coding sequence TTGCCGAAAGGTTTGGCGCCGAACGACCTGACCCTTGAGCACGCGCTCGGCCTCTTGTCGCTGCCGCGCGAGGTGGCGAGGCATCCCGACACCAAGGAGCCGATCCTCGCCAACCTCGGCCGCTACGGGCCCTACGTCCAGCACGGCAAGACGTATGCGAACCTCGGCAAGGACGACGACGTGCTGACGATCGGCGGCAACCGGGCGATCGACCTCATCGTCGCCAAGGAGAGCGGGCTGACCGGTCGTCGCTTCGGCGGCGGCGAGGCGCCGGCCGCCAAGGTGCTCGGCGACCACCCCACCGGCGGCGTCATTGCGCTGAAGGCCGGTCGCTACGGCCCTTACGTCAACCACGGCAAGATCAACGCGACGCTGCCGAAGGATGCCGACGCGACCACGTTCACGCTCGAGGAGGCGATCGCCCTGCTGGCGGCGAAGGAGAGCGGCGGCGGGGCCGGCGGCACGACGCAGGGTCGCATCCTCGGCAACCATCCCGACGGCGGCGCGATCACCGTGCGCGAGGGCCGCTTCGGCCCCTACGTGAACCACGGCAAGGTCAATGCGACGCTGAAGCAGGGCATGTCGTCGGACGCGCTGACGCTCGAGGAGGCGATCCGGCTGATCGAGGACAAGGCCGGGGCCGGCGGCGGCGGCAAGGCGGCCGCCAAGAAGGCGCCCGCAAAGAAAGCCGCCGCGAAGAAGCCTGCTGCGAAAACCTCGAAGGCGAAGAAGGCTTGA
- the rnr gene encoding Ribonuclease R (ID:RHAL1_02232;~source:Prodigal:2.6), with amino-acid sequence MTKKPTQAPLPSREEILAFIAREREAAGERAPAKIGKREIARAFQLKGADKIGLKRILKEMEAEGTVERRRKGLAKPGTLPPTTIAEIFTRDRDGDLLAKPVDWDEAQGRAPTIVLNVPRKQRPGTPTPGLGDRALIRTEPIREARGQSLPSNAPTYTGRVVKLLARARTQVLGIFRAGTKPGAGGQVFPVDKKAANRGALFVREGDEGEAQDGDLVAVDILRGNRLGLPSAKVSERIGSFASEKAVSLIALHTHKIPSVFKPETLAEAAAAIPATQLRDGAHREDWRALPLVTIDPPDAKDHDDAVHAAPDPDPANPGGFVLTVAIADVAAYVRPRSALDREALERGNSVYFPDRVVPMLPERISNDLCSLRENEDRPALAMRMVIDAQGKKHKHTLHRIMMRSRAKLAYAQAQAAIDGAPDETTAPLLEPVLKPLWAAYAALKRSRALRKPLDLDLPERKIILDADGKVARVVTPERLDAHRLIEECMILANVAAAELLEEKRQLLVYRAHGEPSVEKLHALGEFLATIGIKLAKGQVVTTGQFNGILAKVRGTEHEQVVNDVVLRSQAQAEYTADNYGHFGLHLRRYAHFTSPIRRYADLIVHRALIRACGLGEGGLPDMTKDELEDIAERISAAERRAMTAERETIDRLIAAHLADKVGAEFEGRIAGVTRAGLFVKLADTGADGFVPAATLGDEYFRYEEAMHALVGSRSGVVLRLGDPVSVRLVEAAPFAGALRFERLAEPGEKRRGPRRAGVSRDIRSSGRRRPSL; translated from the coding sequence ATGACGAAGAAGCCGACACAAGCTCCCCTGCCCTCGCGCGAGGAGATCCTCGCGTTCATCGCACGCGAGCGCGAGGCGGCGGGCGAGCGGGCGCCGGCGAAGATCGGCAAGCGGGAGATCGCCCGCGCCTTCCAGCTCAAGGGCGCCGACAAGATCGGGCTCAAGCGCATCCTCAAGGAGATGGAAGCCGAGGGGACCGTCGAGCGGCGACGCAAGGGTCTCGCTAAGCCCGGCACGCTGCCGCCCACGACCATCGCCGAAATCTTCACCCGCGACCGTGACGGCGACCTGCTCGCCAAGCCCGTCGACTGGGACGAAGCGCAGGGGCGCGCCCCGACCATCGTGCTCAACGTGCCGCGCAAGCAGCGGCCCGGCACCCCGACGCCCGGCCTCGGCGACCGTGCTCTCATCCGCACAGAGCCGATCCGCGAGGCGCGCGGCCAAAGCCTCCCCTCCAACGCGCCGACCTACACCGGTCGCGTCGTCAAGCTGCTCGCCCGCGCCCGCACCCAGGTGCTCGGCATCTTCCGCGCCGGCACGAAGCCTGGCGCCGGCGGCCAGGTCTTCCCCGTCGACAAGAAGGCGGCGAACCGAGGCGCGCTCTTCGTGCGCGAGGGCGACGAAGGCGAGGCGCAGGACGGCGACCTCGTCGCGGTCGACATCCTCCGCGGCAATCGGCTCGGCCTGCCCTCGGCGAAGGTCTCCGAGCGCATCGGCTCGTTTGCGAGCGAGAAGGCGGTGAGCCTGATCGCGCTGCATACCCACAAGATCCCGAGCGTGTTCAAGCCGGAGACGCTGGCGGAAGCCGCCGCGGCGATCCCGGCGACGCAATTGCGCGACGGCGCGCATCGCGAGGACTGGCGCGCGCTGCCGCTCGTCACGATCGACCCGCCCGACGCCAAGGACCACGACGACGCGGTACATGCCGCCCCGGACCCCGATCCGGCGAACCCCGGCGGCTTCGTGCTCACCGTCGCCATCGCCGACGTCGCCGCCTACGTGCGGCCGCGCTCGGCGCTCGACCGCGAGGCGCTGGAGCGCGGCAACTCCGTCTACTTCCCGGATCGCGTCGTACCGATGCTGCCCGAGCGCATCTCGAACGACCTCTGCTCGCTGCGCGAGAACGAGGACCGGCCGGCGCTGGCGATGCGCATGGTGATCGACGCGCAGGGCAAGAAGCACAAGCACACGCTGCACCGGATCATGATGCGCTCGCGCGCCAAGCTCGCCTATGCGCAGGCGCAGGCCGCCATCGACGGCGCGCCCGACGAGACGACCGCGCCGCTGCTCGAGCCCGTTCTGAAGCCGCTGTGGGCCGCCTATGCCGCGCTGAAGCGATCGCGGGCGCTGCGAAAGCCGCTCGACCTCGATTTGCCGGAGCGCAAGATCATCCTCGACGCGGACGGCAAGGTCGCGCGGGTCGTCACGCCGGAGCGGCTCGACGCGCACCGGCTCATCGAGGAGTGTATGATCCTCGCGAACGTGGCCGCCGCCGAGCTGCTGGAGGAAAAGCGCCAGCTTCTCGTCTACCGCGCGCACGGCGAGCCCTCGGTCGAGAAGCTGCATGCGCTCGGCGAGTTTCTGGCGACGATCGGCATCAAGCTCGCGAAGGGCCAGGTCGTGACGACCGGGCAGTTCAACGGCATCCTCGCCAAGGTGCGCGGCACCGAGCACGAGCAGGTCGTCAACGACGTGGTGCTGCGCTCGCAGGCGCAGGCCGAGTACACCGCCGACAATTACGGGCACTTCGGCCTGCACCTGCGCCGCTATGCGCATTTCACCTCGCCGATCCGCCGCTATGCCGATCTCATCGTCCATCGCGCGCTGATCCGCGCCTGCGGGCTCGGCGAGGGCGGCCTGCCCGACATGACGAAGGACGAGCTCGAGGACATCGCCGAGCGCATATCGGCGGCCGAGCGCCGCGCGATGACCGCAGAGCGCGAGACGATCGACCGTTTGATCGCGGCCCATCTCGCCGACAAGGTCGGCGCCGAGTTCGAGGGCCGCATCGCCGGCGTCACCCGCGCCGGCCTCTTCGTGAAGCTCGCCGACACCGGCGCCGACGGCTTCGTGCCGGCCGCGACGCTCGGCGACGAATATTTCCGCTACGAGGAGGCGATGCACGCGCTCGTCGGCTCGCGCTCCGGCGTGGTGCTGCGGCTCGGCGATCCGGTGTCGGTGCGGCTCGTCGAGGCCGCGCCGTTCGCCGGCGCGCTGCGCTTCGAGCGCCTTGCGGAGCCCGGCGAAAAACGCAGAGGACCGCGCCGCGCCGGTGTGTCGCGTGACATCCGGTCCTCTGGCCGGCGACGCCCGAGCCTATAG
- a CDS encoding hypothetical protein (ID:RHAL1_02233;~conserved protein of unknown function;~source:Prodigal:2.6), with protein sequence MSMTTRTPGVAPAATASRPAWQAVKRGLRGRCPACGEGRILHHYIKVVDACPSCGEEMHHHRADDFPAYVTILLVGHVLVAAMFAVDEFWPDLPLAFHFAVWPALVVLMSLWLLPIVKGALVAYQWALRMHGFETAHQPLASARDRTAEADARRDAA encoded by the coding sequence ATGTCGATGACAACACGGACGCCGGGCGTTGCACCGGCCGCGACCGCGTCGCGTCCTGCCTGGCAGGCCGTGAAGCGCGGCTTGCGCGGCCGCTGCCCCGCGTGCGGCGAGGGCCGCATCCTGCATCACTACATCAAGGTCGTCGACGCCTGCCCCTCGTGCGGCGAGGAGATGCACCACCATCGCGCCGACGACTTTCCCGCCTACGTGACCATTCTCCTCGTCGGCCATGTCCTGGTCGCTGCGATGTTCGCGGTCGACGAGTTCTGGCCGGACTTGCCGCTGGCCTTCCACTTCGCGGTGTGGCCCGCGCTGGTCGTCCTGATGTCGCTGTGGCTGCTGCCGATCGTGAAGGGCGCGCTGGTCGCCTATCAGTGGGCGCTGCGCATGCACGGCTTCGAGACCGCGCATCAGCCGCTGGCGTCCGCCCGCGACAGGACAGCCGAAGCCGACGCGCGGCGCGACGCGGCCTGA
- a CDS encoding MFS transporter (ID:RHAL1_02234;~source:Prodigal:2.6) — protein MTDDTVRAAQAIGAPILVATIVGCGLSLTIALLAVRLDQAGFSARAIGLNTAAGGVATLLSAPLVPWAARRIGVATLLAASLILGGVALLGFTLTADYSAWLVLRFVTGVSVTVMFILSEVWITAGAPPGRGGLAISIYVTALAAGFAAGPLLLGLTGTAGDLPFYLSAGLFVGAAAPLAFTARDAPRLETRSRTNVLGFLREAPAPTLAALLHGAIEVGCLALLPVYALRSSLTPGQGALFASLFVLGGSVLQLPIGVLADRFDRRRLLVALAAAGGAAAIVLAQMGAAAPLAFEIALLIWGGIVGALYPVSLGLLGTLYRDADLAGANAANVMAYAVGMLIGPPLLGAGMDLVQPGGLFWAIAGLCLLYLAVATPLLWRLGRMQASSATAPRRPRAGSG, from the coding sequence ATGACGGACGACACAGTGCGCGCCGCGCAGGCGATCGGCGCCCCTATACTTGTGGCGACGATCGTCGGCTGCGGCCTCTCGCTCACCATCGCGCTGCTCGCCGTCCGGCTCGACCAGGCCGGCTTCAGCGCCCGCGCGATCGGGCTCAACACGGCGGCCGGCGGCGTCGCCACGCTGCTCTCGGCCCCGCTCGTCCCTTGGGCGGCGCGCCGCATCGGCGTCGCAACTTTGCTTGCAGCCTCGCTGATCCTCGGCGGCGTCGCGCTCCTCGGCTTCACGTTGACTGCGGACTATTCCGCCTGGCTCGTGCTGCGCTTCGTGACCGGCGTCTCGGTCACGGTGATGTTCATCCTCAGCGAGGTCTGGATCACCGCGGGAGCCCCTCCCGGTCGTGGCGGCCTGGCGATCTCGATCTACGTGACCGCCCTCGCCGCCGGGTTCGCCGCCGGGCCGCTGCTGCTCGGGCTGACCGGCACCGCGGGCGACCTTCCCTTCTACCTTAGCGCCGGGCTGTTCGTCGGTGCGGCGGCGCCGCTGGCGTTCACCGCCCGCGATGCGCCGCGGCTCGAGACGCGCAGCCGCACCAACGTGCTCGGCTTCCTGCGCGAGGCGCCCGCCCCCACGCTTGCCGCGCTGCTGCACGGCGCGATCGAGGTCGGCTGCCTCGCGCTGCTGCCGGTCTACGCGCTGCGATCAAGCCTGACGCCGGGCCAGGGTGCGCTCTTCGCGAGCCTCTTCGTCCTCGGCGGCAGCGTGTTGCAGCTGCCGATCGGCGTGCTCGCCGACCGATTCGACCGCCGCCGCCTGCTGGTGGCGCTTGCGGCCGCGGGCGGCGCGGCGGCCATCGTGCTCGCGCAGATGGGCGCGGCGGCCCCGCTCGCGTTCGAGATTGCGCTCCTGATCTGGGGCGGGATCGTCGGGGCGCTGTATCCCGTCAGCCTCGGGCTGCTCGGCACGCTCTACCGCGATGCCGACCTCGCGGGCGCCAACGCCGCCAACGTGATGGCCTACGCGGTCGGAATGCTGATCGGGCCGCCGCTCCTCGGCGCCGGCATGGATCTGGTCCAGCCCGGCGGCCTCTTCTGGGCCATTGCGGGGCTCTGCCTCCTCTACCTCGCCGTGGCGACGCCGCTGCTCTGGCGCCTAGGAAGAATGCAGGCTTCGAGCGCCACGGCGCCGCGGCGCCCGCGCGCCGGCTCCGGTTGA
- the rpmG gene encoding 50S ribosomal subunit protein L33 (ID:RHAL1_02235;~source:Prodigal:2.6) has translation MAKAAMLKIKLLSTADTGYFYVTTKNARTKTDKMSFKKYDPVARKHVEFKETKIK, from the coding sequence ATGGCCAAGGCCGCAATGCTCAAGATCAAGCTCCTGTCGACCGCCGACACGGGCTATTTCTACGTCACGACGAAGAACGCCCGCACCAAGACCGACAAGATGTCGTTCAAGAAGTACGACCCGGTCGCGCGCAAGCACGTCGAGTTCAAGGAAACCAAGATCAAGTAA
- the pleD gene encoding Diguanylate cyclase (ID:RHAL1_02236;~source:Prodigal:2.6), which translates to MSARVLIVDDFAPNRALLEAHLTSEYFEVLTASNGVEAMAIVQRGDCDIVLLDVMMPGLDGFEVCRRLKRDPATHHIPIVLVTALDQPADRVRGLEAGAEDFLTKPIDEIALIARVRSLSRLKVVLDELRSRAATSATLGMPDPASAAIRDDVSGARILVIEDKPAAARQIAGTLAGAHLVDVECDPHEALFRGAEGTYDLFVVSLGLQSHDGLRLCSQFRSLERTRQVPILIVAEAEDRKRLLRGLDLGINDYVLRPIDANELIARARTQLRRKFYADSLRDNVQASIEMAIVDTLTGLNNRRFFNTNFAALMDQAARRGRPLSLMILDIDHFKRVNDTLGHDAGDQILKTFSARVRNVVRTSDLICRLGGEEFTVLMPDTTLGVAAKVAERVRQTIESHLFVPLPGRAPIPVTVSIGLAERGIDLDPDVLMRRADAALYRSKGEGRNRVTADAA; encoded by the coding sequence ATGTCTGCCCGCGTTCTCATCGTCGACGACTTCGCGCCGAATCGGGCTCTGCTCGAGGCGCATCTGACGAGCGAATATTTCGAGGTGCTGACCGCCTCGAACGGCGTCGAGGCGATGGCGATCGTGCAGCGCGGCGACTGCGATATCGTGCTTCTCGACGTGATGATGCCGGGCCTCGACGGCTTCGAGGTCTGCCGCCGCCTGAAGCGCGATCCCGCGACCCACCACATCCCGATCGTGCTCGTGACGGCGCTCGACCAGCCGGCCGACCGCGTGCGCGGCCTCGAGGCCGGCGCCGAGGATTTCCTGACCAAGCCGATCGACGAGATCGCGCTGATCGCCCGCGTGCGCTCGCTCAGTCGCCTCAAGGTCGTGCTCGACGAGCTGCGCAGCCGTGCCGCCACGTCGGCGACGCTCGGCATGCCCGATCCGGCGAGCGCGGCGATCCGCGACGACGTCTCGGGCGCGCGCATCCTGGTCATCGAGGACAAGCCCGCCGCGGCGCGCCAGATCGCCGGCACGCTCGCCGGCGCGCATCTCGTCGACGTCGAGTGTGACCCGCACGAGGCGCTCTTCCGCGGCGCCGAGGGCACCTACGACCTCTTCGTCGTCTCGCTCGGCCTGCAGAGCCACGACGGGCTGCGTCTCTGCTCCCAGTTCCGCTCGCTTGAGCGCACGCGGCAGGTGCCGATCCTGATCGTCGCCGAGGCGGAGGACCGCAAGCGGCTCCTGCGCGGGCTCGATCTCGGCATCAACGACTACGTGCTGCGCCCGATCGACGCCAACGAGCTGATCGCCCGCGCCCGCACGCAGCTGCGGCGGAAGTTCTATGCCGACAGCCTGCGCGACAACGTGCAGGCGTCGATCGAGATGGCGATCGTCGACACGCTGACCGGGCTCAACAACCGCCGCTTCTTCAACACCAACTTCGCGGCCCTGATGGACCAGGCGGCGCGACGCGGCCGGCCGCTGTCGCTGATGATCCTCGACATCGACCACTTCAAGCGCGTCAACGACACGCTCGGCCACGACGCCGGCGACCAGATCCTGAAGACCTTCTCGGCGCGGGTGCGCAACGTCGTGCGCACGAGCGACCTGATATGCCGGCTCGGCGGCGAGGAGTTCACGGTCCTGATGCCCGATACCACGCTCGGCGTGGCGGCAAAGGTCGCCGAGCGCGTGCGCCAGACGATCGAGAGCCACCTCTTCGTGCCGCTGCCGGGGCGTGCGCCGATCCCGGTCACCGTCTCGATCGGCCTCGCCGAGCGCGGCATCGATCTCGATCCCGATGTTCTGATGCGCCGCGCCGACGCGGCGCTCTACCGCTCGAAGGGCGAGGGCCGCAACCGGGTGACCGCGGACGCCGCATGA
- the divK gene encoding Polar-differentiation response regulator DivK (ID:RHAL1_02237;~source:Prodigal:2.6), which translates to MPKRVLIVEDNELNMKLFNDLLEAKGYGTIQTRSGVEAVELVRQHKPDLILMDIQLPEVSGLEVIRWLKDDEATRHIPVIAVTAFAMKGDEEKIRQGGCEAYLSKPISVAKFLETVRHYLSA; encoded by the coding sequence ATGCCGAAGCGGGTCCTGATCGTCGAGGACAATGAGTTGAACATGAAGTTGTTCAACGACCTGCTCGAGGCCAAGGGGTATGGCACCATCCAGACCCGCAGCGGCGTCGAGGCGGTCGAGCTCGTGCGCCAGCACAAGCCCGACCTGATCCTCATGGACATCCAGCTGCCCGAGGTTTCGGGGCTCGAGGTCATCCGCTGGCTCAAGGACGACGAGGCGACGCGTCATATCCCAGTGATCGCGGTGACCGCCTTCGCGATGAAGGGAGATGAGGAGAAGATCAGGCAGGGCGGCTGCGAGGCCTACCTGTCGAAGCCGATTTCCGTTGCGAAATTTCTCGAGACCGTCCGCCATTATCTGTCCGCGTAA